The proteins below come from a single Xiphophorus hellerii strain 12219 chromosome 14, Xiphophorus_hellerii-4.1, whole genome shotgun sequence genomic window:
- the LOC116733318 gene encoding SH3 domain-containing protein 19-like, translating into MAEARSEEEEENLRRDTRDQVVRRQPNSSGGRPDRRKPEHRHSQGPLSSIRAVIKRTSRSTSVSETHRERDRERDRDRRRPEITILAAEPLPSTSWFPGAVGGIPPPPPPPAQIWGPTIAPTIQPPPSYEEVIREKTQEQVLHPPPASSSSPLVCRTTIATQTDPGPAADPQETRDRRSARPPRPPPPSCTSRPPNAADVITSSQSTVSSSEANSVATNAHTEPQTHTSTHTQCSDFLSDQQLPSAAALPDPSPDVPLERPRPRPRTRLARQPVSDEVKVQTLVKLREDGLATLAARAAGDSTNPEGSNGKYLQELLEAFSSDDWGFPDHCSDDSERSQSESEDGAEEEDMATLRARIQAFEQQVADESCGDFNTGNVEGFAVTKRPEPRPRPRLQGQPAKSTPPVIAPKPKSFSPSPKPSSKVFWEDEGVAVESGSVETAESNPEAPSSAEASKSDPGSDIKPSQTPEKPAITPKPQTVTEPLPSSAPVPAPRPPPPKLTSSISSDSFPPNPGPPKRPPVAPRASLGAPPQSGGEATQNTVTQTVKGGSIRSTVKPAAPTSPRRASAPSLAPKPTAVPPACPDPNPVPLKPAAVGPAAPTKPPGPPKPPTPAPAPAMRKASVPQAKAEASIPANPASSGPTLPQRPPSVKLLPLRPPPIKSAPSRPPPPAINSSTNQIAAAKAVPAEQFSSANQMQTQRVSKKGPPLPPRPKPGHPLYNSYVKEEVLIVLDNPKPAPADSQQAGEGTDQSSVTADISPSQCLLDLDTQPETVQHQDGESKMAIEDLNQSDFQSILPVQPAELKEQPDPPAVSGPRCVALFDYEGEDDDELTFSQGDVIGLLELVGEEWGRGQIHGRTGIFPLNFMEVVEPLPEPTPGETSKQEAAETGETESSATLKQPSELKTDEWVMALFDFPGQTADDLSFQKGALIQVTEHVDAEWRRGRLDGREGLFPAAFTQPSQAQPITGQQTAAKGTAKAVFDFTAESEDELTLKVGDILTQVEPVDEQWILGVVGGKRGIVPKNYISFL; encoded by the exons ATGGCAGAAGCTCGgtcagaagaagaggaggaaaaccTGCGAAGAGACACCCGGGATCAAGTGGTCCGACGACAACCGAACAGCTCCGGAG GTCGTCCTGACAGACGTAAGCCGGAGCATCGCCACAG CCAGGGTCCTCTCTCGTCCATCAGAGCTGTCATCAAGAGAA CTTCGAGGTCCACGTCTGTCTCAGAGACGcacagagaaagagacagagaaagagacagagacaggaG GCGACCAGAGATCACCATCTTGGCAGCAGAGCCTCTGCCCTCCACATCCTGGTTTCCTGGAGCCGTTGGCGGgattcctccacctcctcctccgcctGCACAGATCTGGGGACCCACAATCGCGCCGACGATTCAG ccgCCTCCTTCCTATGAGGAGGTGATCAGAGAGAAAACACAGGAGCAGGTTCTCCATCCTCCTccagcctcttcctcctcacctTTGGTTTGTAGAACCACCATCGCCACACAGACCGACCCAGGACCCGCCGCTGACCCACAGGAGACTCGCG ATAGAAGATCAGCGAGGCCCCCCCGGCCACCTCCCCCCTCCTGCACTTCCAGACCTCCGAATGCTGCTGATGTCATCACCTCCAGCCAATCAACTGTTAGCTCTTCTGAGGCGAACAGCGTAGCTACCAACGCACATACTGAGCCTCAAacacacacctccacacacacgCAATGCTCCGACTTCCTCAGTGACCAGCAGTTGCCTTCAGCAGCAGCATTGCCTGACCCATCCCCAGATGTGCCCTTGGAGCGCCCCAGGCCACGCCCACGCACTAGGCTAGCTCGCCAGCCAGTTAGCGACGAGGTTAAAGTTCAGACTTTGGTTAAGCTGCGTGAGGACGGTTTGGCTACGTTAGCGGCGCGTGCAGCCGGCGACTCCACCAACCCAGAGGGGAGCAACGGGAAGTAcctgcaggagctgctggaggcgTTCAGCTCCGACGACTGGGGCTTCCCTGATCACTGCAGCGACGACAGCGAGCGCAGCCAATCGGAGAGCGAGGACGGAGCGGAGGAAGAGGACATGGCGACTCTGAGAGCGAGGATACAAGCGTTCGAGCAGCAGGTCGCTGATGAGAGCTGTGGAGACTTCAATACTGGGAATGTTGAGGGTTTCGCTGTCACAAAAAGACCAGAGCCTCGACCTCGGCCTCGTCTCCAGGGGCAACCGGCCAAATCGACCCCACCTGTCATCGCTCCAAAGCCCAAAAGCTTTTCACCTTCCCCCAAGCCCTCCAGCAAGGTATTCTGGGAAGACGAAGGCGTTGCTGTGGAATCAGGCAGCGTAGAAACGGCAGAGTCAAACCCTGAAGCTCCGTCTTCTGCAGAAGCATCAAAATCTGATCCAGGGTCAGACATCAAACCTTCCCAAACCCCTGAAAAGCCCGCCATAACTCCAAAACCACAGACTGTTACAGAACCGCTACCATCAAGCGCCCCAGTCCCGGCTCCCAGGCCGCCTCCACCCAAACTCACATCCTCCATCAGCAGTGACTCCTTCCCCCCGAACCCAGGACCTCCAAAGAGGCCTCCAGTCGCCCCCAGAGCTAGCCTGGGCGCGCCGCCGCAGAGTGGAGGTGAAGCTACGCAGAACACTGTGACCCAAACTG tGAAAGGAGGAAGTATCCGTTCCACCGTCAAACCGGCAGCACCAACTTCCCCTCGCAGAGCCAGCG ctcctagTCTGGCCCCCAAACCGACTGCAGTACCACCGGCGTGTCCAGATCCAAACCCAGTCCCTCTGAAACCTGCAGCGGTCGGTCCTGCTGCACCCACCAAGCCTCCAGGACCGCCCAAACCCCCGACTCCGGCTCCGGCCCCCGCCATGAGGAAAGCCTCCGTTCCCCAGGCCAAAGCTGAAGCTAGCATCCCTGCTAACCCAGCGTCTTCTGGGCCAACTCTCCCTCAGCG TCCACCAAGTGTTAAGCTCCTCCCTCTACGTCCTCCACCAATCAAATCCGCCCCCAGCAGACCGCCTCCCCCTGCAATAAACTCCTCAACCAATCAGATCGCTGCTGCCAAAGCTGTACCTGCTGAGCAGTTttcatcagccaatcagatgcaGACTCAGAGGGTGTCGAAGAAAGGACCGCCTCTGCCTCCTCGTCCCAAACCTGGACACCCTCTGTACAACAGCTACGTG AAAGAGGAAGTCCTGATTGTTCTGGACAATCCAAAACCTGCTCCTGCTGATTCGCAGCAGGCAGGTGAAGGGACGGATCAGAGCAGCGTTACAGCCGACATCAGCCCGTCTCAGTGTCTCCTGGACCTGGACACCCAGCCAGAGACGGTCCAACATCAGGACGGCGAGTCAAAAATGGCCATAGAAGACCTCAACCAGTCAGACTTCCAG tccATTCTGCCTGTCCAGCCTGCTGAGCTCAAAGAGCAGCCAGACCCTCCTGCTGTCAG CGGCCCGCGATGCGTCGCTCTGTTTGACTACGAGGGAGAGGATGACGACGAGCTCACCTTCTCTCAGGGCGACGTCATCGGCCTCCTGGAGCTGGTTGGCGAGGAGTGGGGCCGGGGCCAGATCCACGGCCGAACGGGAATATTCCCACTCAACTTCATGGAGGTGGTGGAGCCCCTTCCAGAGCCGACGCCGGGAGAAACTTCTAAACAGGAGGCAGCAGAGACCGGAGAAACGGAAAGCTCTG CAACACTAAAACAACCATCAGAATTAAAG ACAGACGAGTGGGTGATGGCTCTGTTCGACTTCCCGGGTCAGACTGCAGATGACTTGTCCTTCCAGAAGGGGGCGCTGATTCAAGTGACGGAGCATGTCGATGCAGAGTGGAGGAGAGGACGACTGGATGGGAGGGAGGGactttttcctgctgctttcaCACAACCCAGTCAGG ctcagccaatcacaggccAGCAGACTGCAGCTAAAGGAACGGCTAAAGCTGTGTTTGATTTCACAGCAGAGAGCGAGGATGAGCTCACACTGAAG GTCGGTGACATCCTAACACAGGTGGAGCcggttgatgagcagtggattCTGGGAGTTGTAGGCGGAAAACGTGGGATTGTGcctaaaaactacatttcattCCTCTGA